One window of the Zea mays cultivar B73 chromosome 3, Zm-B73-REFERENCE-NAM-5.0, whole genome shotgun sequence genome contains the following:
- the LOC100193065 gene encoding probable zinc metalloprotease EGY2, chloroplastic isoform X2, with amino-acid sequence MTRQKKDETTNAEAALLSSGDTVQDMDADATSTNGIQENVEVIEVASGSPLPGMKQQLDDSVRIPKATIDILKDQVFGFDTFFVTSQEPYEGGVLFKGNLRGKPAKSYEKITSRLQNKFGDEYKLFLLINPEDEKPVAVVIPKQTLQPETTAVPEWFAAAAFGLVTIFTLLLRNVPVLQENLLSTFDNLELLKDGLSGALVTGLIIGVHEIGHILAARESGIKLGVPYFVPSWQIGSFGGITRIVNIVRNREDLLKLAAAGPLAGFSLGFVLLLLGFVLPPSDGLGLVIDPTVFHESFLVGGLAKLLLGDVLKEGTQLSINPLVLWAWAGLLINAINSIPAGELDGGRIALAMWGRKVSSRISSLAIGLLGVAALFNDVAFYWVVLIFFLQRGPIAPLSEEITDPENSYIGIGAAILLFGLLVCLPYPFPFDPSQLTDMDFNF; translated from the exons ATGACTCGCCAGAAGAAAGATGAAACCACGAATGCAGAAGCAGCACTGCTGAGCTCCGGCGACACGGTCCAGGACATGGATGCAGATGCTACTTCTACCAATGGCATACAA GAAAATGTGGAAGTTATTGAAGTTGCTAGTGGATCTCCATTGCCAGGAATGAAG CAACAGCTTGATGATTCTGTCAGGATCCCCAAGGCTACAATAGACATTCTAAAGGATCAGGTTTTTGGATTTGACACATTTTTTGTAACAAGTCAGGAGCCTTACGAG GGTGGAGTATTATTCAAGGGAAATCTTCGTGGTAAACCAGCCAAAAGTTATGAGAAGATCACAAGTCGGCTACAG AACAAATTTGGTGATGAATATAAGCTTTTTCTTCTCATCAACCCAGAGGATGAGAAGCCAGTTGCTGTGGTTATACCCAAGCAGACATTACAGCCTGAAACTACAG CGGTCCCAGAATGGTTTGCTGCTGCTGCATTTGGATTAGTTACCATCTTCACTCTGCTACTTCGAAATGTACCTGTTCTACAGGAGAACTTGCT ATCAACATTTGACAACCTTGAGTTGTTGAAAGACGGACTATCCGGTGCTCTAGTAACTGGCCTTATAATAGGGGTGCACGAAATTGGACATATCCTTGCTGCCAGGGAAAGTGGAATCAAGCTCGGCGTGCCATATTTTGTTCCTAGCTGGCAG ATAGGATCTTTCGGCGGGATTACCAGAATCGTCAATATCGTCCGCAACCGTGAGGACCTACTGAAGCTAGCGGCTGCTGGACCATTGGCCGGGTTTTCCTTGGGATTCGTTCTTCTGCTGCTGGGCTTCGTCTTGCCTCCAAGTGATGGCCTTGGCCTTGTGATAGATCCAACCGTCTTCCATGAATCGTTCCTCGTTGGTGGTCTCG CGAAACTTCTTCTCGGAGATGTTTTGAAAGAAGGGACGCAGTTATCCATAAACCCGCTTGTTCTATGGGCCTGGGCCGGTCTCCTGATCAACGCTATCAACAGCATACCCGCTGGGGAGCTTGACGGCGGCCGCATAGCGTTGGCCATGTGGGGAAGAAAG GTATCGTCCCGGATCAGCAGCCTCGCCATCGGGCTGCTCGGGGTCGCGGCTCTCTTCAACGACGTCGCCTTCTACTGGGTGGTGCTGATCTTCTTCCTGCAGAGGGGCCCCATTGCTCCTCTCTCCGAGGAAATCACAGACCCTGAGAACAGCTACATCGGCATCGGTGCTGCCATTTTGCTGTTTGGGCTTCTGGTCTGCCTGCCCTACCCGTTCCCCTTTGACCCGTCGCAGTTAACTGATATGGATTTCAACTTCTGA